A stretch of DNA from Longimicrobiaceae bacterium:
GGCGACCTCCCGGCCGGGACGCCGCTCGCCACGGTCGCCCGCACCGTGGCCGACCCGCTCCGCGCCGTGCGGAAGCTGGCGCCGCGGCCCCTGCTCATGGTGCACGGCCGCGACGACCGCACCGTGCGCCCCGACCAGGCGGAGCGGCTCTTCGCTGCGGCCGGCGAGCCCAAGGAGCTGCGGTGGTACCCGGCGGGGCACTACCTCCCCCCCGCCGCCATACACTACGCCGCGGAGTGGCTTCGGGAGAAGCTGTAGCGTCCCGGCGTGTCGCCGCGCCGCCGCGCCTTCCGCCGTCTGGCACCGCGTGTGCACTGCTGGATCACGCGAAAAGATCCACCCCCGGCCGTCCCTGGCCGGCAACACCGGATCGCGACGAACGATGCCCGACCAACCGAACCCGAGCTCCGACGGCACCGAGCCCACCATCGCGCTGGTGGACGCTTCCAACGTGGCCCACTCCAGCGAGGGGGAGAAGGCCCGCCTGGAGAACATCGCCCTGGTCTGCCGCAAGCTGATCGAGGAGGGGATGGAGCCCATCGTGGTGGCCGACGCCTCCCTCCGCCACCAGATCGACGACTCCGTCGGCTACGAGGAGCTGGTGGAGGCCGGGAAGATCCGCCAGGCCCCCGCCGGGACCGACGCCGACTACTTCCTCCTGTCCTTCGCGCGCGAGCTGGACGCCAGCGTGGTCTCCAACGACCGCTTCCGCGACCGGCAGGAGGCCTTCCCCGAGGCGCGCGAGCGGGTGATCCGCTACATGATCGTGGCGGAAGAGGTGGTGCTGGAGCGCCGGACCAAGCGCCGCAGCGACTGACGCGCCGCCGTCCGCGGCGGCGCCATGCGTTTCCCCGGCCCCTGCTTGTCCGACCCGTCGCCGGGGGGTATGATTCTGCGTCCCGCAGCCGGGCGGCCCGCCTCCGCCCGGACCCTCCCCATGTGTTTCCCCGCAGGCGATCCGTGAGAGACATCGCGCTGTACCACGGCGACGGCCAGGGCTGGATCGAGGTGGTCACCGGAAGCATGTTCAGCGGCAAGTCGGAGGAGCTGATCCGCCGCGTCCGGCGCGCCCTGATCGCCCGGCGCCGCGTCCAGGTGTTCAAGTCCGCGCTGGACGACCGCTACGACGGGGTCCGCACCATCAGCTCGCACGACGGCTCCGGGGTCGAGGCGATCCCCGTGCGCTCCAGCACCGAGATGCTGGAGAAGGTGCACCGCGACACGCAGGTGATCGCGGTGGACGAGGTGCAGTTCCTCGACGAGGGGATCGTGGAGGTGCTCTCGCTCCTGGCCGACCGGGGGATGCGGGTGATCGCGGCGGGGATCGACATGGACTTCCGCGGCGAGCCGTTCGGGCCCATCGCGCGCATCCTCTCCATCGCCGAGACGGTGGACAAGCTGCACGCCATCTGCGTGCGCTGCGGCGGCCCGGCCACCCGCAACCAGCGGCTGGTCGACGGCGAGCCGGCGCCGTACGAGGCCCCCACCATCCAGGTGGGCGGCGCGGAGAGCTACGAGGCGCGCTGCCGCCGCTGCCACGAGGTCCCCTCGGCCACGCGCGACCAGACCACGCTGGTGGACCTGCTGTACGCCGAGCCGGAGGACGCTGTGGTTCTCACGCTGGAGAACCTGCGCCGCCGCGCCTGACCGGCCCCGCCGCCGACGTCCACCCCGACCCCACGCACATGACCCCGCGCGCCCTCCGCGCCCTGGCGCCGCTCTGCCTGGGCGCCGTATTCGCCGCGTCCGCC
This window harbors:
- a CDS encoding thymidine kinase produces the protein MRDIALYHGDGQGWIEVVTGSMFSGKSEELIRRVRRALIARRRVQVFKSALDDRYDGVRTISSHDGSGVEAIPVRSSTEMLEKVHRDTQVIAVDEVQFLDEGIVEVLSLLADRGMRVIAAGIDMDFRGEPFGPIARILSIAETVDKLHAICVRCGGPATRNQRLVDGEPAPYEAPTIQVGGAESYEARCRRCHEVPSATRDQTTLVDLLYAEPEDAVVLTLENLRRRA